The Halomonas sp. KG2 genome contains a region encoding:
- the rfaD gene encoding ADP-glyceromanno-heptose 6-epimerase has product MIVVTGGAGFIGANIVKALNARGRDDVMVVDDLRDGTKFVNLADCTLADYLDKDDFLARIKAALRGESVDLPTIDAIFHEGACSDTTEWDGHYMMENNFEYSKVLLNYCEALGIPFLYASSAATYGGSEVFKEAPEHEKPLNVYGYSKLLFDQHVRSRWDELTTQVVGFRYFNVYGPREQHKGKMASVAYHNHLQIRNGETLKLFGAYGGYEAGMQSRDFVFVGDVVDVNLWFLDNPHASGIFNLGTGRAEPFKAIGEAVIGFYGQGEIDYIPFPEELKGRYQSYTRADISNLRASGCDVEFKTVAQGVKAYLEWLNG; this is encoded by the coding sequence ATGATCGTTGTAACAGGCGGGGCTGGTTTTATCGGTGCCAATATTGTCAAAGCGCTGAACGCTCGTGGCCGCGATGATGTGATGGTGGTTGATGACCTACGTGACGGCACTAAGTTCGTCAATTTAGCTGACTGCACGCTGGCAGATTATCTGGATAAAGATGATTTTCTAGCGCGGATTAAAGCTGCATTGCGAGGTGAGTCAGTCGATTTGCCGACCATTGATGCTATTTTCCATGAGGGTGCGTGCTCCGATACGACGGAGTGGGATGGGCACTACATGATGGAGAATAACTTCGAGTACTCAAAAGTGCTGCTTAACTACTGTGAAGCGTTAGGCATTCCATTTCTATACGCATCATCGGCGGCTACTTACGGCGGTAGCGAGGTGTTTAAAGAGGCGCCTGAGCACGAAAAACCGCTCAACGTCTATGGCTACTCTAAGCTGTTGTTTGATCAGCACGTGCGCTCTCGCTGGGATGAGTTGACGACGCAAGTAGTTGGCTTTCGCTATTTCAATGTTTATGGCCCCCGTGAACAGCATAAGGGCAAGATGGCGAGTGTCGCCTACCATAACCATTTACAAATTCGCAATGGGGAAACGTTAAAGCTGTTTGGCGCTTACGGCGGTTATGAGGCAGGAATGCAGAGTCGTGACTTTGTTTTCGTTGGCGATGTGGTCGACGTCAACCTGTGGTTTTTAGATAACCCTCATGCGTCCGGTATTTTTAATTTGGGCACCGGGCGAGCAGAGCCGTTCAAAGCTATTGGCGAGGCTGTAATCGGCTTTTATGGTCAGGGTGAAATTGACTACATACCCTTCCCTGAAGAACTAAAAGGCCGCTATCAAAGTTACACGCGTGCAGATATCAGCAATCTGCGTGCCTCAGGTTGCGATGTTGAGTTCAAAACCGTTGCCCAAGGTGTGAAAGCCTACTTGGAGTGGCTAAATGGCTAA
- the glyQ gene encoding glycine--tRNA ligase subunit alpha — protein sequence MSVSTNQSTPDVSTFQGLILALQQYWAEQGCVILQPLDMEVGAGTFHPATFLRAIGPETWNAAYVQPSRRPTDGRYGENPNRLQHYYQFQVVMKPSPSNLQDLYLGSLKRLGLDPLVHDVRFVEDNWESPTLGAWGLGWEVWLNGMEVTQFTYFQQAGGIECYPVTGELTYGLERIAMYLQNVDSVYDLVWAIAPDGSKVSYGDVYLQNEREQSAYNFEHADVDQLFASFDHQEKECSKLLVANLPLPAYEQVLKASHTFNLLDARHAISVTERQRFILRVRTMARDVATAYFESRKAEGFPMAPEALRRELLADQGDA from the coding sequence ATGAGTGTCTCGACAAACCAATCGACACCCGATGTGTCGACCTTTCAAGGCTTGATCCTTGCTCTGCAACAATACTGGGCAGAACAGGGCTGTGTCATTCTCCAACCTCTCGATATGGAAGTCGGCGCGGGCACCTTCCACCCTGCTACCTTCCTACGGGCAATTGGTCCAGAAACCTGGAACGCGGCCTATGTGCAGCCTTCCCGCCGTCCAACAGACGGCCGCTACGGTGAAAACCCCAACCGCCTACAGCACTATTACCAGTTTCAGGTGGTAATGAAGCCATCGCCCAGCAATCTGCAGGATCTCTATTTAGGCTCTTTAAAGCGCCTGGGGCTCGATCCTCTCGTCCATGACGTGCGCTTCGTGGAAGATAACTGGGAATCTCCTACCCTGGGTGCCTGGGGCCTTGGTTGGGAAGTGTGGCTCAACGGCATGGAGGTCACTCAGTTTACTTATTTCCAGCAGGCAGGCGGCATTGAATGCTACCCCGTTACTGGTGAGCTCACCTACGGGCTTGAGCGTATCGCCATGTACCTGCAAAACGTCGATAGCGTATATGACTTGGTATGGGCCATCGCCCCCGACGGCAGCAAGGTCAGCTACGGCGATGTTTATCTTCAAAATGAACGCGAGCAGTCGGCGTATAACTTTGAGCATGCTGACGTTGATCAGCTATTTGCCTCCTTTGACCACCAGGAAAAAGAGTGCAGTAAGCTCCTGGTAGCCAATCTGCCGCTGCCTGCCTACGAGCAGGTTTTGAAAGCATCCCATACGTTCAACCTGTTAGATGCTCGTCATGCGATTTCCGTGACCGAACGCCAGCGCTTTATTCTGCGCGTTCGCACCATGGCGCGGGATGTCGCCACTGCCTATTTTGAGTCTCGTAAAGCAGAAGGATTCCCAATGGCGCCCGAAGCCCTACGCCGC